A genomic stretch from Chelmon rostratus isolate fCheRos1 chromosome 14, fCheRos1.pri, whole genome shotgun sequence includes:
- the LOC121617146 gene encoding moesin isoform X1, with protein MPKTISVRVTTMDAELEFAIQPNTTGKQLFDQVVKTIGLREVWYFGLQYQDTKGFSTWLKLNKKVTAQDVRKESPLLFKFRAKFYPEDVSEELIQDATQRLFFLQVKEGILNDDIYCPPETAVLLASYAVQAKYADYNKEVHTPGYLSSEQLLPQRVLDQHKLNKDQWEERIQVWHEEHKGMMREESMMEYLKIAQDLEMYGVNYFSIKNKKGTELWLGVDALGLNIYEQNDKMTPKIGFPWSEIRNISFNDKKFVIKPIDKKAPDFVFYAPRLRINKRILALCMGNHELYMRRRKPDTIEVQQMKAQAREEKNHKKMERALLENEKRKRELAEKEKEKIEREKEELMDRLKQIEDQTKKAQQELEEQTQRALELEQERKKAQEEAERLETELRGAEDSKVALLQQSENQMKNQEHLATELAELTSKISLLEDAKKKKEDEAMQWQQKATTVQEDLEKAKEELKNKVTAAHVQEPLNAENEHDENDESSAEASAEFTAAATYKDRSEEERMTEAEKNERLQKHLLALSSELANARDESKKTVNDMIHAENMRAGRDKYKTLRQIRSGNTKQRIDEFECM; from the exons ATTAGTGTAAGAGTCACCACGATGGATGCTGAACTGGAGTTCGCCATTCAGCCGAATACAACAGGAAAGCAACTCTTTGACCAG GTTGTCAAGACCATTGGGCTCCGGGAGGTTTGGTACTTTGGACTCCAGTACCAGGATACAAAGGGTTTCTCTACATGGCTCAAGCTCAATAAGAAG GTGACAGCCCAGGATGTGAGGAAGGAAAGCCCGCTGCTGTTTAAGTTCCGTGCCAAGTTCTACCCTGAGGATGTGTCCGAGGAGTTAATCCAGGATGCCACACAGCGGCTGTTCTTCCTGCAGGTGAAGGAGGGAATCTTAAATGACGACATCTACTGTCCTCCAGAGACAGCAGTGCTGCTGGCCTCCTACGCCGTGCAGGCCAAGTACGCCGACTACAACAAGGAAGTCCACACACCAGGATATCTGTCCAGTGAACAGCTGCTCCCTCAGAG AGTTCTGGACCAGCACAAACTCAACAAGGAccagtgggaggagaggattCAAGTGTGGCATGAAGAACACAAGGGCATGATGAG AGAGGAATCCATGATGGAGTATCTGAAGATCGCTCAGGATCTCGAGATGTACGGAGTCAACTACTTCAGCATCAAGAATAAGAAAGGAACAGAGCTGTGGTTGGGAGTGGACGCTTTGGGGCTCAACATTTATGAACAGAATGACAA AATGACACCCAAAATTGGATTTCCTTGGAGTGAAATCAGGAACATTTCCTTCAATGACAAGAAATTTGTCATTAAACCAATTGACAAGAAAGCACCT GACTTTGTATTCTACGCTCCCAGACTGCGCATCAACAAGCGCATTCTGGCTCTGTGCATGGGCAACCATGAGCTGTACATGCGCCGCCGCAAACCTGACACCATCGAAGTGCAGCAGATGAAGGCTCAGGCTCGGGAGGAGAAGAACCACAAGAAGATGGAGAG AGCTCTGCTGGagaatgaaaagaggaaaagagaactcgcagaaaaggaaaaggagaagattgaaagggaaaaggaggaatTAATGGATAGATTAAAGCAGATCGAGGATCAGACGAAAAAAGCCCAGCAAG agctggaggagcaaACGCAGAGGGctctggagctggagcaggagaggaagaaagctCAGGAGGAGGCTGAGCGCCTGGAGACCGAGCTGAGGGGTGCTGAGGATTCCAAGGTGGCACTGCTGCAACAGTCCGAGAACCAGATGAAGAACCAAGAGCACCTG GCCACAGAGTTGGCTGAACTGACTTCAAAGATTTCTCTCCTGGAGGAtgccaagaagaagaaggaggatgAGGCGATGCAGTGGCAACAGAAA GCGACCACGGTGCAGGAGGACCTGGAGAAGGCCAAAGAAGAGCTCAAAAACAAAGTGACCGCGGCTCACGTTCAGGAGCCCCTCAACGCAGAGAACGAGCACGACGAGAACGACGAGAGCAGCGCCGAGGCCAGCGCCGAGTTCACGGCTGCCGCCACGTACAAGGACCGCAGCGAAGAGGAGCGCATGACCGAGGCCGAGAAGAACGAACGTTTGCAGAAACACCTACTC GCTCTGAGCTCAGAGTTGGCCAACGCTCGGGACGAGAGCAAGAAAACGGTGAATGACATGATCCACGCGGAGAACATGCGAGCGGGGCGAGACAAGTACAAGACCCTCCGACAGATCCGGTCAGGAAACACCAAACAGCGCATCGATGAGTTCGAGTGCATGTGA
- the LOC121617146 gene encoding moesin isoform X2, whose product MLNWSSPFSRIQQESNSLTRVLDQHKLNKDQWEERIQVWHEEHKGMMREESMMEYLKIAQDLEMYGVNYFSIKNKKGTELWLGVDALGLNIYEQNDKMTPKIGFPWSEIRNISFNDKKFVIKPIDKKAPDFVFYAPRLRINKRILALCMGNHELYMRRRKPDTIEVQQMKAQAREEKNHKKMERALLENEKRKRELAEKEKEKIEREKEELMDRLKQIEDQTKKAQQELEEQTQRALELEQERKKAQEEAERLETELRGAEDSKVALLQQSENQMKNQEHLATELAELTSKISLLEDAKKKKEDEAMQWQQKATTVQEDLEKAKEELKNKVTAAHVQEPLNAENEHDENDESSAEASAEFTAAATYKDRSEEERMTEAEKNERLQKHLLALSSELANARDESKKTVNDMIHAENMRAGRDKYKTLRQIRSGNTKQRIDEFECM is encoded by the exons ATGCTGAACTGGAGTTCGCCATTCAGCCGAATACAACAGGAAAGCAACTCTTTGACCAG AGTTCTGGACCAGCACAAACTCAACAAGGAccagtgggaggagaggattCAAGTGTGGCATGAAGAACACAAGGGCATGATGAG AGAGGAATCCATGATGGAGTATCTGAAGATCGCTCAGGATCTCGAGATGTACGGAGTCAACTACTTCAGCATCAAGAATAAGAAAGGAACAGAGCTGTGGTTGGGAGTGGACGCTTTGGGGCTCAACATTTATGAACAGAATGACAA AATGACACCCAAAATTGGATTTCCTTGGAGTGAAATCAGGAACATTTCCTTCAATGACAAGAAATTTGTCATTAAACCAATTGACAAGAAAGCACCT GACTTTGTATTCTACGCTCCCAGACTGCGCATCAACAAGCGCATTCTGGCTCTGTGCATGGGCAACCATGAGCTGTACATGCGCCGCCGCAAACCTGACACCATCGAAGTGCAGCAGATGAAGGCTCAGGCTCGGGAGGAGAAGAACCACAAGAAGATGGAGAG AGCTCTGCTGGagaatgaaaagaggaaaagagaactcgcagaaaaggaaaaggagaagattgaaagggaaaaggaggaatTAATGGATAGATTAAAGCAGATCGAGGATCAGACGAAAAAAGCCCAGCAAG agctggaggagcaaACGCAGAGGGctctggagctggagcaggagaggaagaaagctCAGGAGGAGGCTGAGCGCCTGGAGACCGAGCTGAGGGGTGCTGAGGATTCCAAGGTGGCACTGCTGCAACAGTCCGAGAACCAGATGAAGAACCAAGAGCACCTG GCCACAGAGTTGGCTGAACTGACTTCAAAGATTTCTCTCCTGGAGGAtgccaagaagaagaaggaggatgAGGCGATGCAGTGGCAACAGAAA GCGACCACGGTGCAGGAGGACCTGGAGAAGGCCAAAGAAGAGCTCAAAAACAAAGTGACCGCGGCTCACGTTCAGGAGCCCCTCAACGCAGAGAACGAGCACGACGAGAACGACGAGAGCAGCGCCGAGGCCAGCGCCGAGTTCACGGCTGCCGCCACGTACAAGGACCGCAGCGAAGAGGAGCGCATGACCGAGGCCGAGAAGAACGAACGTTTGCAGAAACACCTACTC GCTCTGAGCTCAGAGTTGGCCAACGCTCGGGACGAGAGCAAGAAAACGGTGAATGACATGATCCACGCGGAGAACATGCGAGCGGGGCGAGACAAGTACAAGACCCTCCGACAGATCCGGTCAGGAAACACCAAACAGCGCATCGATGAGTTCGAGTGCATGTGA